In the Streptobacillus moniliformis DSM 12112 genome, one interval contains:
- the sppA gene encoding signal peptide peptidase SppA translates to MTLIYYTIQAIIIALILSLVIIIVGLIIKSKIKKDKNISDLKLKKIKKLIISNESLLEDVPEGGLNKKNSFFDFKEALKKINQTETVEEVILDVDKMELTAVQIDELKDLFKDMNKNKKVIALASNLDNIKYRIAMLADTIYMYNSLNSSMLLKGYSRSFIYFKKLFDKIGVKVNVLHIGDYKSAGENYHKEEMSEEQRTSITRIYDKMLENFIDEIKDRRNVDIKEKLLNGDLVLINHIKAKEYGLIDGISNLDKLEIDYSKDTEELIPFSKKVKVKNKSKNVIGVICAEGAIMPNNKSESIITYDDMLEKIESLQEIKNLKGVILRINSPGGSALESERIYKELKNLDVPIFISMSSVAASGGYYISTVAKKVFLNPSTITGSIGVVSMYPTFDEISNKVGLNIETVNSGVATEIFDLKQPLTDELREKLIQSMRDVYIEFKKHVMTARVMTDEGLEKIAQGKIWLGNEAVEIGLADKIGGFDDCLKALLDYLNIKEYKLHFTKRKISLVDSLKNNISNIPFTAEISNELNMIQANKYKPMYFMNVKIDF, encoded by the coding sequence ATGACATTAATATATTATACAATACAGGCGATAATTATTGCTTTAATACTTTCTTTAGTAATAATTATTGTAGGGTTAATAATAAAATCAAAAATAAAGAAAGATAAGAATATAAGTGATTTGAAACTAAAAAAAATAAAAAAACTTATTATATCTAATGAATCTTTACTTGAAGATGTTCCAGAAGGGGGATTAAATAAAAAAAATTCATTTTTTGATTTTAAAGAAGCACTTAAAAAGATTAATCAAACAGAAACAGTAGAAGAAGTAATTCTTGATGTTGATAAAATGGAATTAACAGCAGTACAAATTGATGAATTAAAAGATTTATTTAAAGATATGAATAAAAATAAAAAGGTTATAGCATTAGCATCTAATTTAGATAATATTAAATATAGAATAGCAATGCTTGCAGACACTATATACATGTATAATTCTCTTAATTCTTCTATGTTATTAAAAGGATATTCAAGATCGTTTATTTATTTTAAAAAATTATTTGATAAAATAGGTGTTAAAGTAAATGTGTTACATATCGGAGATTATAAATCAGCAGGGGAAAATTATCATAAAGAAGAGATGTCTGAGGAACAAAGAACTTCAATCACTAGAATTTATGATAAGATGTTAGAAAACTTTATCGATGAGATTAAAGATAGAAGAAATGTAGACATTAAAGAAAAATTATTAAATGGAGATTTAGTTTTAATTAATCATATTAAGGCTAAAGAATATGGATTAATAGACGGTATTTCTAATTTAGATAAATTAGAAATCGATTATTCTAAAGATACAGAAGAGTTGATACCTTTTTCTAAAAAAGTTAAGGTAAAAAATAAGAGTAAAAATGTAATAGGAGTAATATGTGCTGAAGGAGCAATAATGCCAAATAATAAATCAGAGAGCATAATTACTTATGATGATATGTTAGAAAAAATAGAGAGTTTACAAGAAATAAAAAATCTTAAAGGAGTAATTTTAAGAATAAATTCTCCTGGAGGAAGTGCTCTTGAATCTGAAAGAATATATAAGGAACTTAAAAATTTAGATGTACCTATATTTATTTCTATGTCTTCTGTGGCTGCAAGTGGAGGATACTATATCTCAACTGTAGCAAAGAAAGTATTTTTAAATCCAAGTACAATTACAGGCTCTATAGGTGTAGTAAGTATGTACCCTACATTTGATGAAATAAGTAATAAAGTTGGATTAAATATAGAAACAGTAAATTCAGGTGTTGCAACAGAAATATTTGATTTAAAACAACCTCTTACTGATGAATTAAGAGAAAAATTAATTCAAAGCATGAGGGATGTATATATTGAGTTTAAAAAACATGTAATGACAGCAAGAGTCATGACAGATGAGGGATTAGAAAAAATTGCTCAAGGTAAAATATGGTTAGGAAATGAGGCTGTAGAAATAGGTCTTGCAGATAAAATTGGTGGATTTGATGATTGCTTAAAGGCTTTATTAGATTATTTAAATATTAAGGAATATAAGCTACATTTTACTAAGAGAAAAATAAGTTTAGTTGATAGTTTAAAAAATAATATTTCTAATATACCATTTACAGCTGAAATATCTAATGAATTAAATATGATTCAAGCAAATAAATATAAGCCTATGTATTTTATGAATGTTAAAATAGATTTTTAA
- a CDS encoding DUF1700 domain-containing protein, whose translation MTKREFMKKLDNYLKDLSYYDKKSVFEFYEEYFSDLNIAEDDEIPNDMNPKKISRDILIDFGVNTEEKNKSKGYLTSILLFLAGIFSAPIIIFLIFLLLLFIFLGVIFVGGLVLLPFTLLWSILISSFNYIDREIYTIAGIIFLIIGGIIIFLPTIVYVIRKIFSFILNKLMRLYSYITHDKKSNYSYVKDHMSDKEYTNFEEIKFDYINKIECKDILGKLIIKKGKENKIVSSKISKEITFDEIYENGILKLSMTGEGVLGYNKLAYIVIEYNEENLDLEINNLLGNFKL comes from the coding sequence ATGACTAAAAGGGAATTTATGAAGAAACTTGATAATTACTTAAAAGATTTATCTTATTATGATAAAAAGTCAGTTTTTGAATTTTATGAAGAATATTTCTCAGATTTAAATATAGCCGAAGATGATGAGATTCCTAATGATATGAACCCCAAAAAGATATCAAGAGATATATTGATTGATTTTGGAGTGAATACAGAAGAAAAAAATAAAAGTAAGGGTTATTTAACTTCAATTTTATTATTTTTAGCTGGAATATTTTCAGCACCAATAATAATTTTTTTAATATTTCTATTGTTATTATTCATTTTTTTAGGTGTAATTTTTGTAGGAGGCTTAGTATTATTGCCATTTACATTGTTATGGAGTATATTAATTTCATCATTTAATTATATAGACAGAGAAATTTACACAATAGCTGGAATTATATTTTTAATAATAGGAGGAATTATAATATTTTTACCAACTATTGTTTATGTTATAAGAAAGATATTCTCATTCATTTTAAATAAGTTAATGAGGCTTTATTCTTATATTACACATGATAAGAAATCTAATTATTCATATGTTAAAGATCATATGTCAGATAAAGAATATACAAATTTTGAAGAAATTAAATTTGACTATATAAATAAGATAGAATGTAAAGATATTTTAGGTAAATTAATTATTAAAAAAGGTAAAGAAAACAAGATAGTTTCATCTAAAATATCAAAGGAAATAACATTTGATGAAATATATGAAAATGGAATACTTAAATTATCTATGACTGGAGAAGGAGTTCTAGGTTATAATAAATTAGCATATATAGTAATAGAATATAATGAAGAAAACTTAGATCTTGAGATTAATAATTTATTAGGTAACTTTAAATTATAA
- the glmU gene encoding bifunctional UDP-N-acetylglucosamine diphosphorylase/glucosamine-1-phosphate N-acetyltransferase GlmU translates to MISIILAAGKGTRMKSNISKLMHKVNGQPMIVKLVNTLNKAGLKKNILILGYLKEQILEVLDNEYVIQEEQLGTGHAVIIAKNKILENDDDILICNGDGPLLTVETINKMKEKFEKDSLDCLILSCEVNNPFGYGRIIKENGKVTNIIEEVDATVEQKNIKEINAGVYLFKKTSLLSILDKFNNDNKKREYYLTDAVKLLNEEKLKVDSLVLEDEKEMLGVNSKSQLAEVSKILREKKNEELMKSGTILIDPNNTYIEEDVVIGEDTIIYPNVYIEKGTRIGNNCIIHSGTRIENSIIGNNVTIDNSVVELSVIEDNVSIGPFAHIRPNSLLKEKSKIGNFVEIKKSTLHKGVKCGHLTYIGDSEIGENTNIGAGTITCNYDGSKKHKTNIGKNCFIGSNSIIVSPVEIGENVLTAAGSVITKDIPNDSIAFGRAKQVNKIGMNKK, encoded by the coding sequence GTGATTTCAATTATTCTTGCAGCAGGTAAAGGAACAAGAATGAAGTCAAACATCTCTAAATTAATGCATAAAGTTAATGGGCAACCTATGATAGTTAAGCTTGTTAATACTTTAAATAAGGCTGGACTTAAAAAGAACATTTTAATATTAGGTTACTTAAAAGAACAGATACTTGAAGTTCTTGACAATGAATATGTAATTCAAGAGGAACAATTAGGTACTGGACATGCAGTAATTATTGCAAAAAATAAGATATTAGAAAATGATGATGATATTTTAATTTGCAATGGAGATGGACCTTTATTAACTGTAGAAACAATTAATAAGATGAAAGAAAAATTTGAAAAAGATTCATTAGACTGTCTAATTCTTTCCTGTGAAGTTAATAATCCATTTGGTTATGGAAGAATAATCAAAGAAAATGGTAAGGTTACTAACATAATAGAAGAAGTAGATGCAACTGTAGAACAAAAAAATATTAAAGAAATCAATGCAGGGGTATATTTATTTAAGAAAACCTCTTTATTATCTATACTAGATAAGTTTAATAATGATAATAAAAAGAGAGAATACTATCTAACAGATGCAGTAAAATTATTAAATGAAGAAAAATTAAAAGTTGATAGTTTAGTTCTTGAAGATGAAAAAGAAATGTTAGGCGTTAATTCTAAATCTCAACTTGCAGAAGTTTCTAAAATATTAAGAGAAAAAAAAAATGAAGAGCTTATGAAAAGTGGGACTATACTTATAGACCCTAACAATACATACATAGAAGAAGATGTAGTTATAGGGGAAGATACTATAATTTATCCCAATGTATATATAGAAAAAGGAACTAGAATAGGAAATAATTGTATTATTCATTCTGGAACTAGAATAGAAAATTCAATTATAGGTAATAATGTTACTATAGATAATAGTGTGGTTGAGCTATCTGTTATAGAAGATAATGTTAGCATAGGACCATTTGCACATATTAGACCAAATAGCTTGTTAAAAGAAAAATCAAAAATAGGGAATTTTGTTGAAATTAAAAAATCTACATTACACAAAGGTGTTAAATGCGGGCATTTAACATATATAGGTGATAGCGAAATTGGTGAAAATACTAATATAGGTGCTGGAACTATTACATGTAATTATGATGGAAGCAAAAAACACAAAACTAACATAGGTAAAAATTGCTTCATAGGAAGTAATAGTATTATAGTGTCTCCTGTGGAAATTGGTGAAAATGTTTTAACTGCTGCTGGTTCAGTAATTACAAAAGATATTCCAAATGACAGTATAGCATTTGGAAGAGCAAAACAAGTCAATAAAATTGGAATGAATAAAAAATAG
- a CDS encoding ribose-phosphate diphosphokinase, translating to MYNDHEIKVYAGTSSAKLAAKIAEKLGISLGDRTIIRFADGETFAKSNETVRGCKVFVIQSTSKPVNESIMELLVFIDSLKRASATEIIAVIPYYGYARQDRKAYPREPITSKLVADLLTVAGATRVVTMDLHARQIQGFFNIPVDHMEALPLFAKYFYDKGFNSENAVVVSPDVGGVKRARALARSLNLPLAIIDKRREKANVSEVMNLIGEVKGKKAILIDDIIDTAGTICNAATALKNEGALEVYACAVHPVFSGPAIERLKDSEFNKVIVTDTIELPEDKKFDKLSIVSTASMFAETIIRIFKEEAISDLFEVPKNLDVEG from the coding sequence ATGTACAATGATCATGAGATTAAAGTTTATGCTGGAACTTCTAGTGCAAAGCTAGCTGCAAAAATAGCTGAAAAACTCGGTATTAGCCTTGGGGATAGAACTATTATCAGATTTGCTGATGGTGAAACTTTTGCTAAATCTAACGAAACTGTAAGAGGATGTAAAGTATTTGTTATACAATCTACTTCTAAGCCTGTTAATGAAAGTATTATGGAACTATTAGTTTTCATAGATTCATTAAAAAGAGCATCTGCAACTGAAATTATAGCGGTTATTCCTTATTATGGATATGCAAGACAAGATAGAAAAGCATATCCAAGAGAACCGATTACATCTAAATTAGTGGCTGATTTATTAACTGTAGCTGGAGCAACTAGAGTTGTTACTATGGATTTACATGCAAGACAAATACAAGGTTTTTTCAACATACCTGTAGATCACATGGAGGCTCTACCTCTATTTGCTAAATACTTTTATGATAAAGGATTTAATTCTGAAAATGCTGTAGTTGTATCTCCTGATGTTGGTGGAGTTAAAAGAGCTAGAGCACTAGCAAGATCATTAAATTTACCTTTAGCAATAATAGATAAAAGACGTGAAAAAGCAAATGTATCAGAAGTTATGAATTTAATAGGAGAAGTTAAAGGTAAAAAAGCCATACTTATAGATGATATTATAGATACCGCAGGAACTATATGTAATGCAGCTACTGCACTTAAAAATGAAGGTGCTTTAGAAGTTTATGCTTGTGCAGTTCATCCCGTGTTTTCAGGACCAGCAATAGAAAGATTAAAAGATTCAGAATTTAACAAAGTTATTGTTACAGATACTATAGAATTACCAGAAGACAAAAAATTTGATAAATTATCTATAGTTTCAACTGCAAGCATGTTTGCTGAAACTATAATTAGAATCTTTAAAGAAGAAGCAATAAGTGATCTATTTGAAGTTCCTAAAAACTTAGATGTGGAAGGATAA
- a CDS encoding L-threonylcarbamoyladenylate synthase: protein MNSNVILFPTDTVYGLGSLPNKKALDKIFDIKKRDRNKKIIALVSKKETINKIIEINDLIDKIIDKFFPGPITLIAKSTPFIKELLGYEDIGVRIPNNKMALEIIEKFGGILMTTSANISGKEAPKKYSEIDEEILKLVDHKYIDDSNLSGISSSIFKIDGENITLLREGNISLIELIKLKEE from the coding sequence ATGAATAGTAATGTCATACTATTTCCTACAGATACAGTTTACGGATTAGGATCTCTTCCAAATAAAAAAGCTTTAGATAAAATTTTTGATATCAAAAAAAGGGATAGAAATAAGAAAATTATTGCATTAGTTTCAAAAAAAGAAACAATAAATAAGATTATTGAAATCAACGATTTAATTGATAAAATAATAGATAAGTTTTTTCCTGGACCTATTACTTTAATAGCAAAATCCACTCCATTTATAAAAGAACTTTTAGGTTATGAAGATATAGGGGTAAGGATACCCAATAACAAAATGGCACTAGAAATAATTGAAAAATTTGGTGGAATATTAATGACAACTTCTGCTAATATTAGTGGAAAAGAAGCTCCAAAAAAATATTCTGAAATAGATGAAGAAATATTAAAACTTGTAGATCACAAATATATAGATGATAGTAATTTAAGTGGTATTTCTTCTAGTATATTTAAGATTGATGGAGAAAATATAACTTTATTAAGAGAGGGTAACATCTCATTAATAGAACTAATAAAACTTAAGGAGGAATAA
- a CDS encoding GspE/PulE family protein, giving the protein MRDNNKNIATTSNSCFLFNLENILELAILKNATDIHIREFENICKLELRIEGSIHKVDNTHKLNVREIIARIKILSKLNVAEKRLPQDGAFTHIFKDKKYDIRVATLPSNMGENVVLRILNSNLNDISLISLGFDNDSIAILKKACSQNNGLILITGPTGSGKSTTLLSLINILMKSKRKIITIEDPIENRIEDIVQIQVKEEIGLSFEKILRTVLRSDPDIIVISEIRDEVTAQIATRAALTGHLVLATLHTNDSISTVNRLIDMNITKYLILDSLLCILSQRLIFNGYKRICVSEILEINDEIKKIFNNNLDKMTIKEMLKEKGFITLKEKLEKRWDLEEYYCL; this is encoded by the coding sequence ATGAGGGATAATAATAAAAATATAGCAACTACCTCAAATAGTTGCTTTTTGTTTAATTTAGAAAATATTTTAGAATTAGCTATTTTAAAAAATGCTACAGATATACATATTAGAGAATTTGAAAATATATGTAAGTTGGAATTAAGAATAGAGGGAAGTATACATAAAGTAGATAATACCCACAAACTAAATGTAAGGGAAATTATCGCAAGAATAAAAATACTTTCAAAATTAAATGTTGCAGAAAAAAGATTGCCTCAAGATGGTGCTTTTACACATATTTTTAAAGATAAAAAATATGATATTCGTGTTGCAACATTACCAAGTAATATGGGTGAAAATGTAGTTTTAAGAATATTAAACTCAAACTTAAATGATATTAGTTTAATTTCTTTAGGTTTTGATAATGATAGTATTGCTATTCTTAAAAAAGCGTGTTCTCAAAATAATGGGCTTATTCTCATAACTGGACCTACAGGAAGTGGTAAATCTACTACTTTACTATCTTTAATTAATATTCTTATGAAAAGTAAAAGAAAAATAATTACTATAGAAGATCCTATAGAAAATAGGATTGAAGATATAGTTCAAATACAAGTTAAAGAAGAGATAGGTTTAAGTTTTGAAAAAATATTAAGAACTGTTTTAAGATCAGATCCAGATATTATTGTAATAAGTGAAATTAGAGATGAAGTTACAGCACAAATTGCAACTAGGGCTGCACTGACAGGTCATTTAGTTCTTGCAACTTTACACACTAATGATAGCATATCAACCGTAAATAGATTAATAGATATGAATATTACAAAATATCTAATACTTGATTCTTTACTTTGTATACTTTCACAAAGATTGATATTTAATGGTTATAAAAGAATTTGTGTGTCAGAGATACTTGAAATAAATGATGAAATAAAGAAGATATTTAATAATAATTTAGATAAGATGACTATAAAAGAAATGCTTAAAGAAAAAGGATTTATAACATTAAAAGAAAAATTAGAAAAGAGGTGGGATCTTGAAGAATATTATTGTTTATGA
- a CDS encoding HAD family hydrolase: MKNIIVYDFDKTIYGGETSTDFMRFFLKRNPKYIFKIYKVIHSLMYYRSDLKKSKEIFFEILSNIEIEYLNKEIHAFWIENKYKIFPWIYEEIKKNKNQAEELILISATPKIFLEEISKELGFDKLIATNFIKQDKYFVSKIEGKNCKHVEKVHRLKEYLQDFNILIFYSDSMSDKPLFDLAQKKYYINKGIKKEGLPNE; this comes from the coding sequence TTGAAGAATATTATTGTTTATGATTTTGATAAAACTATATATGGTGGGGAAACATCTACTGATTTCATGAGATTTTTTCTTAAAAGAAATCCTAAATATATTTTCAAAATATACAAAGTGATTCATTCATTAATGTATTATAGAAGTGATTTAAAAAAATCTAAGGAAATCTTTTTTGAAATATTAAGTAATATAGAAATTGAATATTTAAATAAAGAAATACATGCATTCTGGATAGAAAATAAATATAAAATATTCCCTTGGATTTATGAGGAAATTAAAAAGAATAAAAATCAAGCAGAAGAATTAATATTAATTTCTGCAACTCCTAAAATATTTCTCGAAGAAATTTCAAAAGAATTAGGTTTTGATAAATTAATAGCTACTAATTTTATTAAACAAGATAAATATTTTGTAAGCAAAATAGAAGGCAAAAATTGTAAACATGTAGAAAAGGTTCATAGACTTAAAGAATATTTACAAGATTTCAATATCCTTATTTTTTATTCTGATAGTATGTCAGATAAACCATTATTTGATCTTGCACAAAAAAAATACTATATTAATAAAGGAATTAAAAAGGAAGGTCTTCCAAATGAATAA
- the truA gene encoding tRNA pseudouridine(38-40) synthase TruA: MNNIKIIYQYDGSAFYGSQRQKDKVTVQGTIEDILINSFNEKVNMISSGRTDRGVHAKMQVSNFIINKDIKLDIIKSKIEKYSNYAIKILSIEKVDIKYNSRFDCMERTYEFILSNRENITPFNRKYITSINYEIDVEKLNDILKQFIGKHNFSNFSKKENKANKNPIREIYECYSIKKDKNIHIYIKGNSFLKSMVRIIIGTTLAIYSGKISKHFIKEAFDNPNPNTKKYILDGNGLYLYHVK; encoded by the coding sequence ATGAATAACATTAAAATTATATACCAATATGATGGTAGTGCTTTTTATGGTTCACAAAGACAAAAAGATAAGGTTACTGTACAAGGAACTATAGAAGATATACTTATTAATTCATTTAATGAAAAAGTTAATATGATAAGTTCTGGAAGAACTGATAGAGGTGTTCATGCTAAAATGCAGGTTTCTAATTTTATAATTAACAAGGATATAAAATTAGATATAATAAAGAGTAAAATAGAAAAATATTCTAACTATGCAATTAAAATTCTTTCAATAGAAAAGGTTGATATAAAGTACAACTCAAGGTTTGACTGCATGGAAAGAACATATGAATTTATACTTTCAAATAGAGAAAATATTACCCCTTTTAATAGAAAATATATAACAAGTATAAATTATGAAATAGATGTTGAAAAACTAAATGATATTTTAAAACAATTCATTGGAAAACACAATTTTTCTAATTTTTCTAAAAAAGAAAATAAGGCTAACAAAAATCCTATAAGAGAAATTTATGAATGCTATAGCATAAAAAAAGATAAAAATATCCATATATATATTAAAGGAAACAGTTTTTTAAAATCCATGGTGAGAATAATTATTGGAACAACTTTAGCCATCTATAGTGGTAAAATAAGCAAACATTTTATTAAAGAAGCTTTTGATAATCCAAATCCTAACACTAAAAAATATATATTAGATGGTAATGGACTTTATTTATACCATGTAAAATAA